The Xanthomonas indica sequence CGTACCCGGGCGAACCGGGCCGCACGCTGGTCAACGGCGAAGCGGCGCAGTGGGAACACGGCGAACTGCGTATCCATGTGTTGCCGGCGGATGTGCAGATTGAGGTGCGTTGAGGCCGGGAATAGGAAGTGGGGAATCGGGAATCGCAACAGTAAAAGAAAAGCGCCGGCATGCCGGCGCTTTTGCTTTCTGGAGTATTGAGTTGTGAGAGCCGAGGTTCTGGCTTTAACGATTCCCTATTCCCCAATCCCCATTCCCGGCTAGGCGCTACCGCGCCGCCGCCACGATCGCGGCCGCCTTCGCCGAGCTCTCGCGCACCTTGTCCCAGGCGCCGTCGGCAAGCCAGTCCTTGGGCACCATCCACGAGCCGCCGATGCAGACCACGTTGGGCTGCGCCAGGTACTCGGCGGCGGTGTTTTCGCCGATGCCGCCGGTGGGGCACAGCTTGAGCTCGGCCAGGGGGCCGGCCAGGCCCTTGAGCATCGCCAGGCCGCCGACGGCGGAGGCGGGGAACAGCTTGCACACGCGGAAGCCGCGCTCCATCAGCGCCAGCAGCTCGCTCGGGGTGGCCGCGCCCGGCACCACCGGCAGCGGCGCCTGCGCCAGGGCGTCGGCCAGGGTCGGGGTGGTGCCGGGGGTGACGATGAAGTCGGCGCCGGCGTCGATCGACTGCTGCAGCTGGGTGGCGT is a genomic window containing:
- a CDS encoding bifunctional 4-hydroxy-2-oxoglutarate aldolase/2-dehydro-3-deoxy-phosphogluconate aldolase codes for the protein MTIAEHQTKAEQLLRAAGILPVVTVHTLEEARRVSAALLEGGLPAIELTLRTPVAMEALAMLKRELPDIVIGAGTVLNATQLQQSIDAGADFIVTPGTTPTLADALAQAPLPVVPGAATPSELLALMERGFRVCKLFPASAVGGLAMLKGLAGPLAELKLCPTGGIGENTAAEYLAQPNVVCIGGSWMVPKDWLADGAWDKVRESSAKAAAIVAAAR